The sequence CCCGTCGGGTAAGCCGAGGTCCAGGACGCCAACCCGGTAGTCTTCCTGTTGGCCTAGTACATCCGCCTCGCGGGCGGTGTAGGCGGTGTCGACACTGAAACCCGCCTTTTCAAGCTGCCTCGCCAGCCCGTCGGCCAATAGGCGGTCATCTTCGATGAGCAGTAGCCGCATTCGGTACGTCCTTCATGGGGTTACAAAACGGTTGCCAGTGTCGGGGATTAACCTGAACTGGGCCTGAATAATAAATAGTTTGTCATTTTCAGTAAGAATTCAGGTTGGTGCGAGATCTTATCCATCGTTTCGTACTATTGCCTTGTTCCGAGTGCGAGGCAACTGGCGTTTTATCGCAGATCAAGTCACAGGAGAAGTTGGAATGAATGCATCAAAGTTTATTGTTGCCGCTGCGGCCATGTCCATGAGCGCAACTGTATTCGCTGCCGGCAGCCATGGTGGCGGCCACGGCGCCGGTATCGGCGAGCCTGGCAAGGCGGACGACGTGTCCCGCACCATTCAGGTTCAAATGCATGACAACTACTATGAGCCAGAGGCCATCGACGTTACCCGTGGCGAAACCGTCCGTTTCGTCGTCGAGAACAAGGGTAACCTTGTCCATGAATTCAATATCGGCACTCCGGACATGCACGAGGCCCATCGTGACGAAATGAAGATGATGGTTGAGCACGGCGTGATTCAGGGTGGCAAGCTCAATCACGACATGATGAACATGGATATGGGCAACGGCCATTCCATGAAACATGACGATCCCAACAGCGTGCTGGTTGAGCCGGGCGACAAACAGGAAATCGTCTGGACATTCAGCAGCAAGACCAACCTCGAGTTCGCCTGCAACATCCCGGGGCATTACCAGTCCGGAATGTACGGTGACGTGAACTTTGAATCCGCTGCAGACACCCAGGCCAGCGCAAACTGAGCCAGACGGGAAGAGTATGAACGGAGCACCCCATGGTGCTCCGGTTTCCAGTATTTCAGGAGCAACCAAGCGATGAAAAAAGTCCTTTGGGCAGGGGCTCTCGGCCTCCTTATGCCTGTAATCGCGGCTGCCGGTGAGTACGACATCACCGTGGACCGCGTGATGATCGATACCGGTGATTTTGTCAAAGAAGGTATTGGCTACAACGGTGCCTCTCCGGGGCCGGTCCTCCGGTTCAAAGAGGGTGAGACCGCGACAATTAATGTCACCAATAA is a genomic window of Marinobacter sp. F4206 containing:
- a CDS encoding cupredoxin domain-containing protein, with amino-acid sequence MNASKFIVAAAAMSMSATVFAAGSHGGGHGAGIGEPGKADDVSRTIQVQMHDNYYEPEAIDVTRGETVRFVVENKGNLVHEFNIGTPDMHEAHRDEMKMMVEHGVIQGGKLNHDMMNMDMGNGHSMKHDDPNSVLVEPGDKQEIVWTFSSKTNLEFACNIPGHYQSGMYGDVNFESAADTQASAN